One genomic region from Pseudoduganella dura encodes:
- a CDS encoding HDOD domain-containing protein: MNRLGYDDVVQNLDDLPSLPSVVMDLLNSIDAEEVDIAVLAKKVALDGALTAKTLRLANSSLYGLQVRVTTIQQAITYLGFQTSRNLITAAALTGCFAGNRCAGFSHPAFWRHSLGTAICAKVLARHLRFNQDYAFTAGLLHDIGRLVLVSCFPEHYARVIAWRGAHDALWLDAERTVLGIDHVDAGLALAEHWNFSDTMRLAIGHHHAPDVPGAGFLAAIIHVADAIAHALDLAGVADEAVPPVSAMAWHALRLDEATCLRVFKDTQGEFDEMARVLLA; this comes from the coding sequence ATGAATCGCCTGGGTTATGACGATGTCGTGCAGAACCTGGACGACCTGCCCTCCCTCCCCTCGGTCGTGATGGACCTGCTGAACAGCATCGATGCCGAAGAAGTCGATATCGCCGTGCTGGCGAAAAAGGTGGCGCTGGACGGTGCGCTGACGGCCAAGACGCTGCGCCTGGCCAACTCGTCGCTGTACGGCCTGCAGGTGCGGGTGACAACCATCCAGCAGGCGATCACCTATCTCGGCTTCCAGACCTCGCGCAACCTGATCACCGCCGCGGCGCTGACCGGCTGCTTCGCCGGGAACCGCTGCGCGGGCTTTTCGCACCCGGCGTTCTGGCGCCATTCGCTCGGCACGGCCATCTGCGCGAAGGTGCTGGCGCGCCACCTGCGCTTCAACCAGGACTATGCGTTCACGGCGGGCCTGCTGCACGATATCGGCCGGCTGGTGCTGGTCAGCTGCTTCCCGGAGCACTATGCACGGGTCATCGCCTGGCGCGGCGCGCACGATGCGCTGTGGCTCGACGCCGAACGGACGGTGCTCGGCATCGACCATGTGGATGCCGGGCTGGCACTGGCCGAGCACTGGAATTTCTCCGACACGATGCGGCTCGCCATCGGCCACCATCATGCGCCGGACGTGCCGGGCGCGGGTTTCCTGGCGGCGATCATCCACGTTGCCGATGCAATCGCGCATGCACTGGACCTGGCCGGCGTGGCGGATGAAGCCGTGCCGCCGGTGTCGGCGATGGCTTGGCATGCGTTGCGGCTGGACGAGGCAACATGTTTGCGCGTGTTCAAGGACACGCAAGGCGAGTTCGACGAAATGGCGCGGGTGCTGCTGGCGTGA
- a CDS encoding DUF1697 domain-containing protein: protein MSTQRQVALLRGVNVGRAKRIAMADLRKVLGDLGFSGVRTLLNSGNAVFDCPGGDAARSAERIEEALVLKLGVGARVTVLDAQQLAEVVAANPLLEQAVDPSRLLVAVLSNPADRVKLEPLAHQPWQPEAFALGQWAAYIWCVDGVLASRAAAAMGNLLGDAVTTRNWSTVTKLHALAMEA, encoded by the coding sequence ATGAGCACACAGCGGCAGGTTGCCCTGCTACGGGGAGTCAATGTCGGCCGGGCCAAGCGCATCGCCATGGCGGATTTGCGCAAGGTACTGGGCGACCTGGGATTTTCCGGCGTGCGTACGCTGCTCAACAGCGGCAACGCCGTGTTCGACTGCCCGGGGGGCGATGCGGCACGCTCCGCCGAGCGCATCGAGGAAGCGCTGGTACTGAAGCTGGGCGTGGGCGCGCGCGTGACCGTGCTCGATGCGCAGCAGCTGGCCGAAGTGGTCGCCGCGAATCCTCTGCTGGAGCAGGCCGTCGATCCTTCCCGGCTGCTGGTGGCGGTGCTCAGCAACCCCGCCGACCGTGTCAAGCTCGAACCGCTGGCGCACCAGCCATGGCAGCCCGAAGCGTTCGCGCTCGGCCAATGGGCCGCCTACATCTGGTGCGTGGATGGCGTGCTGGCCAGCCGTGCCGCCGCGGCGATGGGCAACCTGCTGGGCGATGCCGTGACCACCCGCAACTGGAGCACCGTGACCAAGCTGCATGCGCTGGCGATGGAGGCCTGA
- a CDS encoding ChaN family lipoprotein has product MKYLPLVAMLAGVLLAGCGIVKKDSAAGRIAGMQEAANPQVLLLGEVHDNPQGHKLRFEELKKRVDAGWRPVVAMEQFDHEDQVLLDEAQKGCVDAGCLIRVMNKKGWDWQQYYPVIGLALDKHLPIVAVNLSRANASKVVRDGVASSFDPKTVAEYRLGEPISADWRKAQESEIRAGHCNMLPDMMVPGMVDAQMARDIWMAKLIRDQQPRDVVLIAGNGHVRKDIGVPRWLDTVGARLTVKAVGYVEGGGMKAQFDEVRPIPAQKRADPCAKFKK; this is encoded by the coding sequence ATGAAATATCTTCCACTCGTTGCCATGCTGGCCGGCGTTCTGCTGGCCGGCTGCGGCATCGTCAAGAAAGACAGCGCGGCCGGCCGCATCGCCGGCATGCAGGAAGCGGCCAATCCGCAGGTGCTGCTGCTCGGCGAAGTGCACGACAATCCGCAGGGCCACAAGCTGCGCTTCGAGGAATTGAAGAAGCGCGTCGACGCCGGCTGGCGCCCGGTCGTGGCGATGGAGCAGTTCGACCACGAAGACCAGGTGCTGCTGGACGAGGCGCAGAAGGGCTGCGTGGATGCCGGCTGCCTGATCCGCGTGATGAACAAGAAAGGGTGGGACTGGCAACAGTATTACCCGGTGATCGGGCTGGCGCTGGACAAGCACCTGCCGATCGTGGCGGTCAACCTGTCGCGCGCGAACGCGTCGAAGGTGGTGCGCGATGGCGTGGCATCGAGCTTCGATCCGAAAACCGTGGCCGAATACCGGCTGGGCGAACCGATTTCGGCCGACTGGCGCAAGGCCCAGGAAAGCGAGATCCGCGCCGGCCACTGCAACATGCTGCCCGACATGATGGTGCCCGGCATGGTCGACGCCCAGATGGCGCGCGACATCTGGATGGCCAAGCTGATCCGCGACCAGCAGCCGCGCGACGTGGTGCTCATCGCCGGCAACGGCCATGTGCGCAAGGATATCGGCGTGCCGCGCTGGCTCGATACGGTGGGCGCCAGGCTGACGGTGAAGGCGGTCGGCTACGTGGAAGGCGGCGGCATGAAGGCGCAGTTCGACGAGGTGCGGCCGATCCCGGCGCAGAAGCGCGCCGATCCCTGCGCGAAGTTCAAAAAGTAA